TGTCAAAATCGCCCTTGATAAAACCAACCAGGTTGCCGCCGAACTCAAAGATCAAGGGTTTGTTGTCCTTGAAGCAGAAAGTGTTTTGAGCGCTCCAGATTTTTATTTTGTCCCCAGAAAAGAAGAAAGGAAAGATTGACGTGTTTAAAAAAAAAAGAAGCCAACTTCAGTTTTCGCTTTGCAGGCGATTGCCACAATCGTTCTAACCGTTACGGTTTTTCATCTTGCAACGTCGAGATTTTCGTTCGGGCTTGAGGCGCAAGAAGAGGCCTGCTTGCCCTACACACTGTTTGTCATCGACAAAAAAGACACATCCGTTGCATTGGGAGACTTTGTGGCCTTTTACGCCGATGAACGCACCCGTCCCTGGTTCGAACCGGGCACTTTGATGATAAAGGAGGTGAGGGCTACCGCAGGAGATCGCATTCGGATAGAAAAGGGGCAGATGTTTATCAACGATGCCGAAGTTGATTATGGAAGGATCGACCCGGAAGTGGTTTCAAAAATAGAAGAGAAAAAGAAGGTCACACCGAGTTTTGACAGGGAAATGGTTCTTGAAGAGATGCGTTTCTGGGTCATGGGCAATCAGCCTCGCACTTTTGACTCAAGGTACTGGGGGCCCATTTCTTCGGAACAGATTGTGGGGCAGGCATACCCCTTATTTTAAAAACACACAACACAAAAAGGAGAAACAATGGAAAAGCAGGTTCATCTCGAAAGTCTTCAGGCAAACATCCGTCGCTATGGCTGGCAGTCCCTGGCGGTTCGAATGACAGCGGCCATCTCGCTGAGCCTTCTTCTGGCCTTCAGCATGATTGCGCCGGTATCGGTTGCTGGAACAAGCCTCAAACTTGGGCTGGGTGTAATTTTGTGCATGCTTCTTTGGATTACCGATGGCCATTTCTGCGATATGCAGGAGCGTTATGCCGGTCTTTACTCCAGCGCGATTAAAGAGGATGGAGTGGGGGAGATGAGAATTGACGTCCCTCACAATCTCAATGCCAAAGCGCTCTGGCGGCCCATCGTCGCGGCCTATTATCTGCCGATTATGGGAATTTTGGCCTTCATCAGCATGGGTGCCAAATAATCGCAATATTTAGGCCGCACCCACCTGATTCTCGATGGGTGCGGCCTAAATATCAATCCTTCAACTCGTTTCAAACGAAAAGACCACAGGCGGGTTTCTATGGAATTCGGAGTTTACTTTCAAAAAATTATGATCACAGGTCGGGGGCAAACGTCCGTTTTTGCCCGAGAGGCATTGATTCGTGGTCCAGTCGGGTCACCTGTTGAATCCCCAATCAATCTTTTTGCCTTTGCCCGGCTCAAGGGGCGGCTTGCCAGCATCGATGTTCAGATCATGAAGACCGCCTGCCGCGTCTTTGCCGCCAACGACCCGGGCGGCAAGCTTTTTCTCAATATGTTTCCTGAAAGCATTCTCTCCGAGGAGTTTGACACCCAGGAATTTCTGACAATTCTCAACGACATCAATCTTGAGCCAAAACGAATCGTAATCGAG
The genomic region above belongs to Geoalkalibacter subterraneus and contains:
- the lepB gene encoding signal peptidase I, encoding MQAIATIVLTVTVFHLATSRFSFGLEAQEEACLPYTLFVIDKKDTSVALGDFVAFYADERTRPWFEPGTLMIKEVRATAGDRIRIEKGQMFINDAEVDYGRIDPEVVSKIEEKKKVTPSFDREMVLEEMRFWVMGNQPRTFDSRYWGPISSEQIVGQAYPLF